Proteins encoded in a region of the Babesia bovis T2Bo chromosome 4 map unlocalized Chr4_2, whole genome shotgun sequence genome:
- a CDS encoding Thioredoxin family protein — protein sequence MKRLTSLLLPIASWLLATKWANVIVNAYLVIPDPPIAEQLTDDTYDDFLKSTDKTAIVFAYPSAAVFGHASLSEFAMVSKMLEGNPKCKLGIYQINLTINSPVESMKSTLSYLKDGELVYMPGDVNKVALIMAWITKERICDPRLQSIESTRYYLRALEPGYVNSLLIMQEDHTDEKLANNIYDIILESGYNMGFMIANKNDLVHYAYKMHRLSEESIMPLALMVTRNTPLQHPIKFLWHNLYNLDKVRTFLDKELVPPVHCTNSFMLDDVMAMNKTMIYLFTKDPNLDEYIDVDWLKKFALENNDKFVFIHSKGDDTVEERLNSLLVIDSDYVETAVRAFEIHPGKNEFVKFRPLDDHDNLITEPHLVKFINDMRDGKIRHFVKSEMPIPERIDVGHVKTIVGEDFHRRVIDSEKDVLILFFSPWCGHCHHAKRVFRDLGRRVKGMESVVVAKFDAYNNEVENTTVSEFPTVVLYPHGAKHQPIQYTGKIVMEDLAHFLETECKKSTISSHAIKRREVDQEQLFERHSEL from the exons ATGAAGAGGCTAACCTCTTTGTTATTGCCAATTGCTAGCTGGCTACTGGCAACGAAATGGGCAAATGTGATTGTTAATGCTTATCTTGTTATCCCAGACCCGCCG ATTGCTGAACAATTGACGGATGATACATACGATGATTTCCTTAAGAGTACGGACAAGACCGCCATTGTATTCGCATACCCTTCAGCTGCAGTCTTTGGACATGCCAGTCTCAGCGAGTTCGCAATGGTTTCAAAGATGCTGGAGGGTAACCCTAAG TGTAAATTGGGTATATACCAAATCAATTTGACAATCAACTCGCCCGTTGAATCTATGAAATCTACCTTAAGCTACCTTAAAGATGGAGAGTTGGTATACATGCCGGGAGATGTTAACAAAGTAGCTCTCATTATGGCCTGGATTACAAAGGAACGTATTTGTGATCCGCGTCTACAGTCAATTGAATCAACGCGTTATTATCTGCGTGCACTTGAACCGGGATATGTCAACTCTTTGTTGATTATGCAGGAAGACCACACTGATGAGAAGCTGGCAAACAACATTTACGACATTATTTTGGAGAGTGGGTACAATATGGGTTTCATGATTGCAAACAAAAATGATCTTGTTCATTATGCATACAAGATGCATAGACTCAGTGAAGAGTCCATCATGCCTTTGGCATTGATGGTTACCAGAAATACACCTCTGCAACACCCTATCAAGTTTTTGTGGCATAACCTGTATAATTTGGACAAAGTTCGTACTTTCTTGGACAAGGAATTGGTACCTCCGGTGCACTGCACCAACTCATTCATGTTGGACGATGTTATGGCAATGAACAAAACCATGATCTACTTGTTCACCAAGGACCCTAATTTGGAT GAATATATTGATGTGGATTGGCTTAAAAAGTTTGCTCTAGAGAACAACGACAAATTCGTATTTATCCACTCAAAAGGTGATGATACTGTTGAAGAAAGGTTGAACTCACTACTAGTTATTGATAGCGACTACGTGGAAACGGCCGTGCGCGCTTTCGAAATTCACCCTGGAAAAAATGAATTCGTTAAGTTCAGACCACTCGATGACCATGATAATCTCATCACTGAACCACATTTGGTCAAGTTCATCAATGACATGCGCGATGGGAAAATCAGGCATTTTGTGAAATCCGAAATGCCAATTCCGGAACGTATAGATGTAGGACACGTGAAGACCATTGTTGGGGAAGATTTCCACCGCAGGGTTATCGACTCCGAAAAGGATGTTTTGATATTGTTCTTTTCACCTTGGTGTGGACACTGTCACCACGCAAAACGCGTGTTCAGAGACCTTGGTCGCCGCGTGAAGGGTATGGAATCAGTTGTTGTGGCCAAGTTTGACGCTTACAACAACGAAGTTGAAAACACAACCGTATCAGAATTCCCTACTGTCGTTCTCTATCCTCATGGAGCTAAACATCAGCCGATACAGTACACTGGTAAGATTGTCATGGAAGACCTTGCCCACTTCCTGGAAACCGAATGCAAGAAAAGTACAATTAGCTCACATGCAATCAAGAGGCGTGAAGTCGATCAAGAGCAGCTATTCGAGAGGCACTCCGAGCTGTGA
- a CDS encoding Inner membrane complex family protein encodes MAFFECCASGNATSETPKYNVDAHRRVLMEAGVSPDAVQTIDVGHYQILEPVTQTKIVEIQKEIIDEKIIEVPEIQYVDKIVEVEVPVVKYKPVYKKKEVVVEKHRHVPRIIYEDKIVEVPQIKYVEKEVEVPQIVVKEKIVEEPKIMIVERVIPVLRVKKADHATDIDNAGEEFLDEKVSGVTYVEAEGVDARADMACCATR; translated from the exons ATGGCCTTCTTCGAGTGCTGCGCTAGTGGTAACGCCACCTCTGAGACACCCAAGTACAACGTTGACGCCCACCGTCGCGTTCTTATGGAAGCCGGTGTCAGCCCCGATGCCGTACAGACTATTGATGTCGGACACTACCAAATCTTGGAACCAGTAACACAG ACCAAGATCGTAGAAATCCAAAAGGAAATCATTGATGAAAAAATCATTGAAGTACCCGAAATCCAATACGTCGACAAAATTGTTGAAGTAGAAGTACCGGTTGTAAAATACAAGCCTGTGTACAAGAAGAAGGAAGTTGTCGTCGAAAAACACAGACACGTACCACGCATCATCTACGAAGACAAGATCGTTGAGGTCCCACAAATCAAATACGTTGAAAAGGAAGTTGAAGTACCACAAATTGTCGTCAAGGAAAAGATTGTCGAGGAACCCAAGATCATGATTGTCGAGCGCGTTATCCCCGTTCTCAGGGTCAAAAAGGCTGATCACGCCACTGACATCGACAACGCCGGTGAAGAATTCCTTGACGAAAAGGTCAGCGGTGTTACATACGTCGAAGCTGAAGGAG TTGACGCCCGCGCTGATATGGCCTGCTGCGCCACCAGATAA
- a CDS encoding cleavage stimulation factor subunit family protein, translating into MVEDPNTHQVKVVTANKLLPSILHGSSSLLPAVLSGNKPKDEPGKALLLESIDDDTLWYNHIKVAKDGELLVEACSMFPNFWKVYHRCALYHLFHKRTRQAFEVYSEAIKKSNDYTLYTCYLKFLYHMASVHEYIAALFTAVDKVGLDLRSDALWKELITILVKIYNCKLMEQNIHTGLLPNLFTSESIVSSGGGPLYPSEAEQIVFRGINSLDKKEQTYVQLYSDVNHIRKAFQRWLKTPTNNLKHAWDGYSIFENAVSTATVLCTKLLTDGKAVYDVSMKVYDKLSLMYKKVYPAKPACKRQLTDEPSYERDHDLGFWIEIIQYEETNPLNLSSEEVVDRIAYTFRAALTPHVFASRLWFMYFQFLLANGQPDRGITELKLALSHFLNDDVKMHFILAAFFDESGRSEEAVTEFKRLIDPGLKVADEGDVDKEASHLRQILQFDGAGSGVSVLPMNLIHYLNYVRRNHGRTKWREDLQMILTKSDLLSWELYWYAADTEVRCFRDVTAAVGILNEAQHIMPFDMHYTILHLRFLLNMGLMVDARVLLSQLLAGATVVGENKCKLSASDKMQLWHFWLHVEYFYGSKSQFTQVQSLYVQSRIATEVGLDTFAEKSNRGVPSSVRQLFGDIGAAFIKTHMDSSKRVATEDMNSVVELRQRLFCGGIDYDDLDPIFALGVDQISFSSDDATSRPSSSDEKQASPSNFMHRSTVDSGQHHPRLSIVRPDVTLMTPLDPGNSSILETMATLHGSRRPVLPEKGRAIDAVATPPKVLFDLMRVLPVPLSTSSFPKMYGSNEAVDYLLKSLEDTDFSHMPLKEYVPLPVNQLLHLRNAASGNDHLFEPNLDSFVEKDTKDPNIGLFSVLQYVDSHVGTDDSSHKARNESKKRKIAI; encoded by the exons ATGGTGGAGGATCCAAATACGCATCAGGTCAAGGTTGTAACGGCCAACAAGTTACTACCTTCCATTCTCCATGGTTCCTCTTCGTTACTTCCTGCTGTTTTGAGCGGTAATAAACCGAAGGATGAACCTGGTAAGGCATTGTTGCTTGAGTCGATTGATGATGACACCCTTTGGTATAACCATATCAAG GTGGCTAAAGATGGAGAATTACTTGTTGAAGCGTGTTCTATGTTTCCAAATTTTTGGAAAGTTTACCACCGTTGTGCTCTGTACCACCTTTTCCACAAACGCACTCGACAAGCTTTCGAGGTGTATAGTGAAGCGATAAAGAAGAGTAATGATTACACACTTTACACGTGCTATCTCAAATTTTTGTATCACATGGCTTCTGTACATGAGTATATCGCAGCTTTATTCACCGCAGTGGACAAG GTTGGGTTGGATCTAAGGTCTGATGCTTTATGGAAGGAGTTGATAACGATTTTGGTTAAGATTTATAACTGTAAACTCATGGAGCAAAATATTCACACCGGTTTATTACCTAACCTCTTTACATCG GAATCCATTGTATCTAGTGGCGGGGGACCATTATACCCATCTGAGGCTGAACAGATTGTGTTCCGCGGCATTAATTCTTTAGATAAGAAGGAGCAGACATATGTACAGCTATATAGTGATGTAAATCACATTAGAAAGGCCTTCCAACGt TGGTTGAAAACACCCACCAACAACCTTAAGCATGCTTGGGATGGTTACTCTATTTTTGAGAACGCAGTAAGCACGGCTACCGTCTTGTGCACAAAGCTTTTGACCGATGGTAAGGCAGTATACGACGTTTCTATGAAGGTATACGACAAGCTGTCTTTAATGTACAAGAAGGTATATCCTGCTAAGCCTGCTTGCAAACGTCAATTAACTGATGAACCATCGTATGAGCGTGACCATGATCTTGGTTTTTGGATTGAAATTATCCAATATGAGGAGACTAACCCGCTGAATTTATCGTCTGAAGAGGTGGTTGACAGAATCGCATATACATTTCGTGCCGCCCTTACACCTCATGTCTTTGCTTCTCGCCTATGGTTTATGTACTTCCAATTTTTATTAGCGAATGGTCAACCGGATAGAG GTATAACTGAATTGAAATTGGCACTATCACACTTCCTTAATGATGACGTGAAGATGCATTTCATCCTTGCAGCATTCTTCGATGAATCTGGAAGGTCTGAGGAGGCTGTTACCGAGTTCAAGCGTCTCATTGACCCTGGACTTAAGGTAGCTGATGAGGGTGACGTTGACAAAGAGGCGTCTCACCTTCGGCAGATATTACAGTTCGATGGAGCTGGTTCTGGTGTTTCTGTACTTCCTATGAACCTCATCCATTATCTTAATTACGTGCGACGTAACCATGGTCGCACTAAATGGCGTGAAGACTTGCAGATGATTTTGACCAAATCCGATTTGCTTAGTTGGGAGCTTTATTGGTATGCCGCTGACACTGAAGTCCGCTGTTTCCGAGACGTTACCGCTGCCGTTGGCATATTGAACGAGGCTCAGCATATTATGCCATTTGACATGCATTACACCATTCTGCACCTAAGGTTTTTACTTAACATGGGCCTCATGGTCGATGCGCGTGTTCTGTTGTCTCAGCTTTTGGCTGGCGCGACAGTGGTTGGTGAGAACAAATGTAAGCTTTCAGCTTCAGACAAGATGCAACTATGGCATTTTTGGCTCCATGTTGAATATTTCTACGGGTCGAAATCCCAATTTACACAGGTTCAGTCTTTATATGTCCAGAGCCGTATTGCCACAGAGGTTGGTCTGGATACGTTTGCTGAGAAGTCCAATCGTGGTGTACCAAGTTCAGTTAGACAGTTGTTTGGTGACATTGGTGCTGCCTTTATTAAAACACACATGGACTCCAGTAAGCGTGTAGCTACTGAGGACATGAACAGTGTGGTTGAGTTACGTCAGCGTCTGTTCTGTGGTGGCATTGATTATGATGACCTTGATCCCATATTTGCTTTGGGAGTTGACCAAATATCCTTTAGTTCCGATGATGCCACATCCAGGCCATCTTCATCAGATGAGAAGCAGGCAAGTCCCTCTAACTTTATGCACCGTTCCACCGTTGATAGTGGTCAGCACCACCCGCGTCTTTCCATTGTTCGCCCTGATGTTACATTAATGACTCCTCTTGACCCTGGTAATTCTAGCATTTTGGAAACCATGGCCACATTGCATGGTAGCCGGAGGCCTGTATTGCCTGAGAAAGGTCGTGCCATTGACGCTGTTGCTACTCCTCCGAAGGTTCTGTTTGACCTCATGAGGGTTTTACCTGTCCCACTGTCTACGAGCAGTTTTCCGAAGATGTACGGTAGCAATGAGGCTGTGGACTATTTGTTGAAGTCTCTTGAGGACACTGACTTTTCTCATATGCCTCTGAAAGAATATGTGCCTTTGCCTGTGAATCAACTGCTACACCTTAGGAATGCTGCGTCAGGTAATGACCATCTATTTGAG CCAAATTTGGACTCGTTTGTCGAAAAGGACACAAAGGACCCTAACATTGGGTTATTTTCGGTTTTGCAGTACGTGGATTCCCATGTAGGTACTGATGACTCATCTCATAAGGCAAGGAATGAATCTAAGAAGCGCAAGATAGCTATTTAG
- a CDS encoding GTP-ase activating domain containing protein, with protein sequence MFGSAVAGRICSIEGNNVCADCGCSSPRWASVNIGVLLCINCSGVHRMLGVHISQVKSLTLDNLRPEWTKVLLEVGNDLANQYYLYKLPARVPKPNANTSPRDMEIWIRNKYERKIYAMDGVEEPYILLAKGYNPREVISRGAVPVSRPQTSSLERAPKDGFDSAFSNPGPDFHGTNKNRPTPVSEDLFGTATVQNTPFDAFPDSGTAPKWSGDFWPTASANAANANSFDNMIHTVGSSSSFDSSKLAETKIEAAKDCISKMFDNPTQIGFKNTSYQQNTPSCVQEDLFDFNFTSLSSKLESQKHSTNDLI encoded by the exons ATGTTTGGCAGTGCGGTAGCAGGGCGTATTTGTTCCATTGAGGGCAACAATGTCTGCGCCGATTGCGGATGTTCATCTCCTCGCTGGGCTAGCGTCAACATTGGGGTGTTACTTTGTATAAACTGTTCTGGTGTTCATCGTATGCTGGGTGTGCACATATCACAGGTTAAATCGCTTACTCTTGATAATTTGCGGCCTGAGTGGACCAAG GTTCTGCTTGAGGTTGGCAATGATTTAGCGAATCAGTATTACTTGTACAAGTTGCCAGCTCGTGTACCGAAACCTAATGCCAACACATCGCCTAG GGACATGGAGATTTGGATTCGTAACAAATATGAGCGCAAGATTTATGCTATGGACGGTGTAGAAGagccatatatattgttagCGAAGG GTTACAATCCTCGTGAGGTAATATCACGCGGTGCGGTTCCCGTATCTCGTCCACAAACTTCATCTCTTGAGCGTGCTCCTAAGGACGGTTTCGACTCTGCTTTTAGCAACCCTGGTCCAGATTTCCATGGTACTAATAAAAATCGACC TACACCTGTATCTGAGGATTTGTTTGGTACTGCTACGGTTCAGAACACTCCATTTGATGCTTTTCCGGATTCTGGTACAGCCCCTAAATGGTCGGGTGATTTTTGGCCCACTGCTTCTGCCAATGCTGCCAATGCTAACTCCTTTGACAACATGATACATACAGTTGGTTCCAGCAGTAGCTTTGATTCTAGTAAATTGGCTGAAACAAAGATTGAGGCTGCGAAGGATTGTATATCAAAAATGTTTGACAATCCTACTCAGATTGGTTTTAAGAATACTTCGTACCAACAGAAT ACTCCAAGCTGTGTGCAAGAGGACTTGTTTGATTTTAATTTTACTTCTTTGAGCAGCAAGTTGGAGTCTCAGAAGCATTCTACCAACGATTTAATTTGA
- a CDS encoding Ribosomal L32p family protein encodes MVFKICQVIIGLWMYISVRVPGISYHKNNVSAICLKSTITRVPTFIATRYTYGNTIENRIFQLNAVPKKKPSKRRTRIRKTAWMKRFPNNWKRPMMLDILDITKYTDGTLTKSRTTRENWLNLPNTSLDGEHFLTREIRPTW; translated from the exons ATGGTTTTCAAAATATGCCAAGTCATCATAGGATTATGGATGTACATCTCAGTAAGGGTGCCAGGGATATCATACCATAAAAACAACGTATCGGCGATTTGTCTTAAATCAACAATAACTAGAGTGCCCACTTTTATCGCAACAAGATATACATATGGAAATACAATAGAAAATAGAATATTTCAACTTAACGCTGTACCGAAAAAGAAACCATCAAAGAGAAGAACCAGAATTAGAAAAACAGCATGGATGAAAAGATTCCCCAATAATTGGAAAAGG CCCATGATGTTGGATATACTCGACATTACAAAGTACACAGATGGAACATTAACCAAGTCACGCACTACACGAGAAAATTGGTTAAATCTACCAAACACCTCATTGGATGGTGAGCATTTTTTGACAAGGGAAATTAGACCAACATGGTGA
- a CDS encoding putative DNA-directed RNA polymerase alpha subunit → MKNVTVVYVCFVIIYVATLAANARRRRQSSHYLGSSVSSSRLSFVKTFDVYVYYLNDGYGNCGVVNKAVSPQPGQMSLKALNPENAELHPETLSHVESTISKEREAELRRLGIIEGDSNTWRNWHIMTQGQWPDIGQQKQPPSDPDAPITELYALRKPLEYWGFMRGIDDNISSYPIMWEYYKDTYGKVDVAEHGGSNPLYSPMLYRPSWDIEKDRGGLGYNDARLFRGWVGLDLDLPTKVKTASDLIMIPDTGRLYQKFYMGPYPITMGWTLGSLLKVLALSRSPGHGVVAVKVHNMNEDTTIDGVTDDLMNIALNLNEVALETLEPGGEARVRTVIKGPAQVCAGSIEWPSFVKIATPDAYITNVEEGGTLDIEIKIEWGRGLWLADYKGLYRHEDAADAVCMRRRRIKEVDEEDFHPITTFFGGCRMVRLAVHKLIGERWDLITSSCPDPREQLVVEVWTDRSTTPKAALEFGLSESIAWIRELKRQLIQDADFDGEDEQLRDTWEKIDKYKSLQQRQQMMGGPPTYNLHDTNAIPGLKESDCQYVGSVDDVKLVPQAPYSLPQIPPPRPQQDSLAWLATELQSEDYDDASPINSRSFEKFLPQPKDRATDVDLSILPVSQEVISSLRLCGFNTVHDIIQITENKLEDYPGISSKDAKIILDFIDSNILMKTG, encoded by the exons CAGTCTAGCCATTACCTAGGCTCATCTGTGTCTTCTAGTAGATTAAGCTTTGTTAAAACATTTGATGTGTACGTATACTATCTGAATGATGGATATGGAAATTGTGGCGTAGTAAATAAGGCTGTTAGTCCCCAGCCAGGCCAGATGAGCCTTAAGGCTCTTAATCCTGAGAATGCTGAATTACATCCAGAAACCTTAAGCCATGTAGAATCCACTATTAGTAAGGAAAGAGAAGCAGAATTAAGGCGGCTAGGTATTATAGAAGGTGATAGTAACACATGGCGCAATTGGCATATTATGACACAAG GGCAATGGCCAGATATTGGTCAACAGAAACAACCGCCATCAGATCCAGATGCTCCTATCACTGAGCTTTATGCGCTGAGAAAACCACTGGAATACTGGGGGTTCATGCGTGGCATT GATGATAACATATCATCATATCCTATTATGTGGGAATATTATAAAGATACGTACGGGAAGGTAGATGTGGCCGAACATGGTGGAAGTAATCCTCTCTACTCCCCTATGTTGTATAGACCGTCGTGGGATATTGAGAAAGATCGTGGAGGTTTGGGATACAATGATGCAAGGCTCTTTCGTGGTTGGGTTGGTCTAGACCTTGACTTGCCAACAAAAGTAAAGACAGCTAGTGACTTGATAATGATACCCGACACTG GTAGGCTTTATCAGAAATTTTATATGGGACCTTATCCCATTACTATGGGCTGGACTTTGGGTTCCCTATTAAAAGTCCTGGCCCTTTCTAGAAGTCCAGGACACGGAGTCGTCGCTGTTAAAGTTCACAACATGAACGAAGATACCACTATTGATGGTGTCACAGATGACCTAATGAACATCGCACTTAACCTTAATGAG GTAGCTTTGGAAACTTTGGAACCGGGAGGAGAAGCTCGAGTGCGCACGGTAATCAAAGGGCCTGCACAAGTATGTGCAGGTAGTATTGAGTGGCCATCCTTCGTAAAGATTGCTACTCCCGATGCTTACATTACAAACGTAGAAGAAGGTGGCACTTTAGATATAGAAATCAAAATTGAATGGGGACGTGGCCTTTGGTTAGCTGATTATAAAGGGCTTTATCGACATGAAGATGCAGCAGATGCTGTCTGCATGAGGCGTCGGCGAATAAAGGAAGTAGATGAAGAGGACTTCCACCCTATCACTACTTTCTTTGGCGGTTGTCGTATGGTGCGCCTTGCCGTGCATAAACTAATAGGAGAACGTTGGGATTTGATCACCAGTTCATGTCCGGATCCACGAGAACAATTGGTGGTAGAGGTGTGGACTGACCGTTCTACAACTCCTAAAGCAGCTTTAGAATTTGGATTATCGGAGAGTATCGCATGGATACGTGAGCTGAAACGTCAGCTTATACAAGACGCAGACTTCGATGGTGAGGATGAACAATTGAGAGACACATGGGAGAAGatagataaatataaatcGCTACAGCAACGCCAACAAATGATGGGAGGCCCACCCACATATAACTTACACGACACTAATGCGATACCCGGGTTAAAGGAGTCAGATTGCCAATACGTGGGAAGTGTTGATGATGTCAAACTGGTACCACAAGCTCCATATTCACTGCCACAAATTCCTCCACCTAGACCACAACAAGACAGTTTAGCATGGTTGGCTACCGAACTACAATCCGAAGACTACGATGATGCATCTCCAATAAATTCCCGTTCTTTTGAAAAGTTTTTGCCGCAGCCAAAGGATAGAGCAACCGATGTTGATTTGTCCATATTACCGGTGTCCCAAGAAGTTATAAGTTCATTGCGTTTGTGTGGGTTTAACACTGTGCATGATATAATTCAAATCACTGAAAACAAACTCGAAGATTATCCTGGAATCAGTTCGAAAGATGCTAAAATCATATTGGACTTCATCGACtcaaatattttaatgaaaACCGGTTAA
- a CDS encoding ubiquitin-activating enzyme thiF domain containing protein: MCVLPEMVAYQKGNNLSRKDIVVNSNEHTASTIEQQQQTTAVDNYYDLLRNVSLLVVGAGGIGCELIKNLVLCGVRNLVIVDIDTIDVSNLNRQFLYRAEDVGRYKAEVARDALLKWVPKCKVTAEVCDVLKWRPIDLSKYDVVLNALDNIRARSHINYCCMRAGIPLIEAGSTGYNGQVYPIVHGITACYDCHEKPRNKDIPVCSVRQIPEKAEHCVAWARQLYELIFGPDNDNNMLHDLDIPQIPDVDSITDSTAQKWVRDIFEYLFDTQITQLLTLDKVWAERQPPRPIKYPLHDESTSSFVKNGVNPSSISDMCSDERSNTDSSLFGEDLPPTKMRKTGNQHMVSHCKPTVHEETHNHSFGLKTMEYSNNSDISHRLVVKTMDELVKQFRSALLGFISHRKNILGSAIFDKEDPICVDFVSSAANLRMINFNIPHLSTWDVQSIAGSITPAIAATNAIVAATQVMQLIHLLTTRHISPGHSADYSLLRDKCKFVWIKSAVAGSAPLTRGALSSPEPLDEPNPKCAVCQQKVICVELRSLDDWTLESFASTICKMHMGMTMVNIDFDGRNLLDAEFMEEDESYSAKMQNTPLKQYGIVYGSILMVTCLDSGRQEEMQILEGLSTSADKFRLID; encoded by the coding sequence ATGTGTGTACTCCCAGAAATGGTTGCATATCAGAAAGGAAACAACCTCTCCAGGAAAGATATTGTTGTCAACTCTAATGAACACACGGCATCTACCATTGAACAACAACAGCAGACTACTGCAGTTGATAATTACTATGACTTATTACGAAATGTGTCGCTACTGGTTGTTGGTGCTGGTGGTATAGGATGTGAACTGATCAAAAATCTTGTACTTTGTGGAGTAAGAAATCTAGTCATCGTGGATATAGACACAATTGATGTTTCAAATTTAAATCGACAGTTTCTATATCGTGCTGAAGATGTAGGGAGGTATAAAGCAGAAGTAGCGCGAGATGCATTGCTTAAATGGGTACCAAAATGTAAAGTAACAGCTGAAGTGTGTGATGTGTTGAAATGGAGGCCAATAGATCTGTCTAAATATGACGTGGTGCTGAATGCATTAGATAATATACGGGCCAGATCACATATAAACTATTGTTGTATGCGTGCTGGAATACCTCTCATTGAGGCTGGAAGCACTGGTTATAATGGTCAAGTATATCCAATTGTTCACGGTATCACCGCTTGCTACGATTGCCATGAAAAACCGCGTAACAAGGATATTCCAGTTTGTAGCGTTCGTCAAATACCGGAAAAGGCTGAGCATTGCGTGGCATGGGCTCGCCAGTTATATGAATTAATATTTGGTCCGGATAATGATAATAACATGCTACATGATCTTGATATACCGCAAATACCGGATGTTGATTCAATAACAGATTCAACGGCGCAAAAATGGGtacgtgatatatttgaatatttatTCGACACCCAAATTACACAGTTACTGACATTGGATAAAGTATGGGCAGAAAGGCAACCTCCCAGACCAATAAAATATCCCTTGCACGATGAATCTACATCTAGTTTTGTTAAAAATGGCGTGAATCCCTCTTCTATTAGTGATATGTGTTCAGATGAGCGGTCAAATACAGATTCCTCTTTATTTGGAGAGGATTTGCCACCAACAAAGATGAGGAAAACTGGGAATCAGCATATGGTTTCTCACTGTAAACCAACTGTACATGAAGAAACTCATAACCATTCATTTGGTTTGAAAACAATGGAATATTCTAATAATTCAGATATAAGCCACAGATTAGTGGTGAAAACGATGGATGAATTGGTAAAGCAGTTTAGAAGTGCTTTGTTAGGATTCATCAGCCATAGGAAAAATATATTGGGCAGCGCGATATTCGACAAAGAGGATCCCATATGTGTGGATTTTGTTTCATCTGCCGCCAATCTACGTATGATCAACTTTAACATTCCACATCTTAGTACATGGGATGTACAATCTATCGCAGGGTCTATCACACCAGCTATCGCAGCAACCAATGCAATAGTAGCGGCTACTCAGGTAATGCAGTTGATACACCTTCTAACTACCCGCCACATATCCCCAGGTCATTCAGCGGATTATTCGCTACTGCGAGACAAGTGTAAGTTCGTGTGGATCAAATCGGCTGTGGCGGGTTCGGCCCCATTGACTAGAGGGGCCCTGTCTAGTCCAGAACCATTAGATGAACCGAATCCAAAATGTGCTGTATGTCAACAAAAGGTCATATGTGTGGAATTACGCTCGCTGGATGATTGGACATTGGAATCATTCGCATCTACCATATGCAAAATGCATATGGGCATGACTATGGTAAATATAGATTTCGACGGCCGCAATCTGTTGGATGCTGAATTCATGGAAGAAGATGAATCATATTCTGCAAAAATGCAAAATACGCCGCTAAAACAATATGGCATTGTATATGGGTCTATACTAATGGTCACTTGTTTGGACAGTGGACGCCAAGAAGAAATGCAGATTCTAGAAGGATTGTCCACATCAGCAGATAAATTCCGATTGATTGATTAG